A genomic window from Vigna radiata var. radiata cultivar VC1973A chromosome 2, Vradiata_ver6, whole genome shotgun sequence includes:
- the LOC106755799 gene encoding uncharacterized protein LOC106755799: MGVVLKLVDAILFLFFLVIAVAAPLIDAQACLPLSYFPEILVQLKDHYTHDYGDYLVAEKPHFFVGLVWLELLFQWPLALLNLYAILTSKPWFNTTCLMYGVSTSTSMVAILSEMMNSNRASDKLLTLYASFMGLGALALLRGLLTCSSKSTSALGKRPALMRKKRA; the protein is encoded by the exons ATGGGTGTTGTGTTGAAGCTAGTAGACGCCATTCTGTTCCTGTTCTTCCTCGTGATAGCAGTGGCTGCTCCTCTCATCGATGCTCAAGCGTGTCTTCCTCTGAGTTATTTCCCTGAAATTCTTGTCCAACTCAAGGACCACTACACCCACGACTATGGTGATTACCTTGTGGCTGAAAAGCCACACTTTTTTGTAGGTCTTGTTTGGCTTGAGCTTCTATTCCAATGGCCCCTTGCACTCCTCAACCTCTATGCCATTCTCACTTCCAAGCCTTGGTTCAATACCACTTGCTTGATGTATGGTGTCTCTACCTCTACCTCCATG GTTGCTATATTATCAGAAATGATGAATTCGAATAGGGCATCTGATAAGCTATTAACACTGTATGCCTCTTTCATGGGTTTGGGTGCTCTGGCTCTGCTGCGGGGTTTGCTCACATGTTCATCCAAATCAACTTCAGCTCTAGGAAAAAGACCTGCATTGATGAGGAAAAAGAGAGCTTGA